One window from the genome of Bacillus tianshenii encodes:
- a CDS encoding ABC transporter ATP-binding protein, producing the protein MFLEIQDVNKRFPYKDKEELTVLKEINVSVEKGEFISLLGPSGCGKSTLLSIVSGLVKPSDGKLLLNQQEIKKPGPDKGMVFQEAALFPWMSVLENVMFPLRKKMSKEQQKSVAMEHLKMVHLAPFADSYPHSLSGGMQQRVAIARALAMDPELLLMDEPFGALDEQTRSMLHEELEHIWLKTKKTILFVTHNISEAIKLSDRILVMGTRPGSIIKDYRVDLPRPRTNVREQMVEMEDEIMQVLGKEIEKVKKEELQYEH; encoded by the coding sequence GTTTCTCGAAATCCAAGACGTTAATAAACGCTTCCCTTACAAAGATAAGGAAGAATTAACCGTTCTAAAAGAAATAAATGTTTCGGTCGAAAAAGGCGAATTCATTTCGCTGCTAGGCCCGTCTGGTTGTGGCAAATCGACCTTGCTTTCGATTGTTTCAGGGCTCGTCAAACCATCAGATGGAAAGTTGTTGCTCAATCAACAGGAAATTAAAAAGCCAGGTCCTGATAAAGGAATGGTCTTTCAAGAGGCAGCGCTTTTCCCGTGGATGAGCGTATTAGAAAATGTGATGTTTCCGCTTCGGAAGAAAATGAGCAAAGAGCAGCAAAAATCAGTTGCGATGGAACATCTTAAGATGGTGCACCTAGCACCGTTTGCAGATAGTTATCCGCATTCACTTTCTGGAGGAATGCAGCAGCGTGTTGCAATTGCCCGGGCGCTTGCGATGGACCCGGAGCTTTTATTAATGGATGAACCGTTCGGGGCACTCGATGAGCAGACGAGAAGTATGCTGCATGAAGAACTCGAACATATTTGGCTGAAGACGAAGAAAACGATTTTGTTTGTTACGCACAACATTAGTGAAGCGATTAAGCTGTCAGACCGCATCTTAGTAATGGGAACGCGTCCAGGCAGTATTATCAAGGACTATCGTGTTGACTTACCGCGTCCAAGAACAAACGTAAGAGAGCAAATGGTCGAAATGGAAGATGAAATCATGCAGGTTCTTGGAAAGGAAATTGAAAAAGTAAAGAAAGAGGAATTGCAATATGAACACTAA
- a CDS encoding ABC transporter permease — translation MNTKVKQLLFYIGFIAVWQLLYGMGIWPPSAFPSPLQVLQTLWARTLDLTLLQDLLASFKHLFIGYGIALVLGTLLGVTLAKWKTADQTLGNLILALQSVPSIAWLPLAIIWFGLSETAVIFIVVLGGTFVMTINMRIGIKNVPPLYLRAAKTMGSEGMDLFWKVIIPASIPHAVTGMRLAWAFGWRALMAGEILSTGPGLGYTLKYASDFGDSALVVGIIIIIGVIGTIADQIVFKRMESKVLSRWGLES, via the coding sequence ATGAACACTAAGGTGAAGCAGCTACTCTTTTATATTGGATTTATCGCGGTTTGGCAATTGTTATATGGAATGGGCATTTGGCCGCCATCTGCATTTCCATCACCACTGCAAGTATTACAGACACTCTGGGCTCGAACGTTAGATTTAACGCTATTACAGGATCTACTAGCAAGCTTTAAGCATTTATTTATCGGCTATGGCATTGCGCTTGTGCTTGGAACATTGTTAGGAGTAACGCTTGCAAAATGGAAAACGGCTGACCAAACGCTAGGAAATTTAATTCTCGCTTTACAGAGCGTGCCAAGTATTGCTTGGCTTCCACTCGCAATTATTTGGTTCGGCTTATCCGAAACAGCGGTTATCTTCATTGTCGTGCTAGGCGGAACATTTGTCATGACAATTAATATGCGGATCGGTATCAAAAACGTACCACCGCTTTATTTAAGAGCTGCGAAGACAATGGGCTCAGAAGGAATGGATTTATTTTGGAAGGTTATCATTCCAGCTTCCATCCCACACGCTGTAACAGGGATGAGGCTTGCTTGGGCGTTCGGCTGGCGTGCATTAATGGCTGGTGAAATTTTAAGCACAGGGCCAGGGTTAGGTTACACATTAAAGTACGCCTCTGACTTCGGTGATTCAGCACTTGTTGTCGGGATTATTATCATTATCGGTGTGATCGGCACAATTGCCGACCAAATTGTATTTAAGCGAATGGAAAGTAAAGTTCTTAGTCGCTGGGGATTAGAATCTTAA
- a CDS encoding aliphatic sulfonate ABC transporter substrate-binding protein produces MKKRLSIMFALLTSLMVVLAGCGNSGSADGKPEKVVIGYFPNINHAAAMVAKDKGFYEEALGDDIEVEFRTFPDGAAFMTALKAGELNGGMVGPGPAMNHYMNGAEVKVIAAGSTGGTVIVARDGSGIESVEDIKGKTFVSPRVGCTHDVQFETYMKELGITSQRTGGTMKHQTGAPAQYVNLFQSGQVDVATAPEPWASFLEEKVGAKPIIDSDKISFGETLPAAVYATNNNMAENNPELTEKLMEAHKKSTDYINENPEESQEIVVNSIKEITGQELSESVVKKAWDRINFTYEINEEALQEFANSSHDLGFLTEKPDLSGLIDKSFID; encoded by the coding sequence GTGAAGAAACGTCTATCAATTATGTTTGCATTGTTAACAAGTTTAATGGTCGTGTTAGCTGGTTGCGGAAATAGTGGGTCAGCAGACGGCAAGCCTGAGAAAGTTGTGATTGGTTACTTCCCAAACATTAACCACGCAGCAGCGATGGTTGCGAAGGACAAAGGATTTTATGAAGAAGCGTTAGGTGACGATATTGAAGTTGAATTTCGTACATTCCCTGATGGTGCAGCATTCATGACGGCACTTAAAGCAGGAGAGTTAAATGGAGGTATGGTCGGTCCAGGACCAGCAATGAACCATTATATGAACGGGGCTGAAGTGAAAGTCATCGCAGCCGGTTCAACTGGCGGTACAGTCATTGTTGCACGTGATGGCAGTGGCATTGAATCTGTTGAAGATATTAAAGGAAAAACATTCGTATCCCCGCGTGTTGGCTGCACGCATGATGTTCAATTTGAAACATATATGAAGGAATTGGGCATTACATCTCAACGTACAGGTGGAACGATGAAGCACCAAACAGGCGCACCAGCTCAATATGTGAACCTGTTCCAATCAGGCCAAGTAGATGTCGCGACAGCACCTGAGCCATGGGCTTCATTCCTAGAAGAAAAGGTTGGCGCGAAGCCGATTATTGATAGTGACAAGATTTCATTTGGTGAAACACTTCCAGCAGCCGTGTATGCAACAAACAACAACATGGCTGAAAACAATCCTGAGCTAACGGAAAAACTAATGGAAGCTCATAAAAAATCAACAGACTATATTAACGAAAATCCAGAAGAGTCACAGGAAATTGTCGTAAACAGCATTAAAGAAATTACAGGACAAGAGCTTTCTGAATCTGTCGTGAAAAAAGCATGGGACCGCATTAATTTCACTTACGAAATTAACGAAGAAGCGCTTCAAGAATTTGCGAATTCTTCTCACGACCTTGGCTTCTTAACGGAAAAGCCAGATTTAAGCGGCTTAATTGATAAAAGCTTTATTGACTAA
- a CDS encoding PucR family transcriptional regulator, with product MEHFNEKILSLTDIHEITTVISNALKKPIIVEDEQFSLVAYSSYYINHFDEANQLTILSKGCPLSILETFINEGIVEQLKTISTPFRVEQIEEIGLNQRIVVSAKHKEKIMGYIWVQEIDHELTSEELDFLHNISFHVGKVLYKKNQLKLNKEAEKDQFYNRIMNGSYKTEKQIISGAANVNIILPSTFTVCVFTVPQIEEEVFGDLTETTRLYANALEYPTQLFIHDFNIGVILGSKHAYITGRLTASANELVNTVINHFAKQDIQVFAGVGNEYTNISSLRKCYLEALEVIKTSKFISTYQHVSYEYKKLGVFRYLETISQQNNQSNYVNEELLLLKQKDQTNQTSLLKTLEVYLLNNCKLKPTAEQLFIHTNTLKYRINQITELTDIDFSDFNLKCQLYIDLQLLKSEE from the coding sequence ATGGAACATTTCAATGAAAAAATTCTTTCTCTTACCGACATTCATGAGATTACGACTGTTATAAGCAATGCCTTAAAGAAACCGATTATTGTTGAAGATGAACAATTTTCATTAGTAGCTTATAGTTCGTATTATATTAATCATTTTGATGAAGCAAATCAGCTGACCATTCTATCAAAAGGGTGCCCGCTTTCCATTCTGGAGACATTCATAAATGAAGGAATCGTTGAACAGCTGAAAACCATTTCAACACCTTTTCGTGTGGAGCAAATTGAGGAAATTGGCTTAAATCAACGAATTGTCGTCAGCGCGAAGCATAAGGAAAAGATTATGGGCTATATTTGGGTCCAAGAAATCGACCATGAATTAACGAGTGAGGAGCTAGACTTTCTTCACAACATCTCCTTCCATGTCGGTAAGGTGCTATATAAGAAGAATCAATTGAAATTGAACAAGGAAGCTGAGAAGGATCAATTCTATAATCGCATTATGAATGGCAGCTACAAGACGGAAAAGCAGATTATCTCAGGGGCCGCGAATGTGAACATCATTCTTCCTTCTACCTTCACCGTGTGCGTCTTCACAGTTCCTCAAATTGAAGAAGAGGTCTTTGGGGATTTAACGGAAACGACTCGCCTCTACGCCAATGCGCTTGAATATCCGACACAGCTCTTTATTCATGACTTCAATATCGGGGTCATTCTTGGCAGCAAACACGCCTACATAACAGGGCGGTTAACAGCAAGTGCCAATGAGCTCGTCAACACTGTTATTAATCATTTCGCCAAACAAGATATTCAAGTCTTTGCAGGGGTCGGCAACGAATACACGAACATCTCCTCATTGCGTAAATGCTACTTAGAAGCTTTAGAAGTGATTAAGACATCGAAATTCATCAGCACCTATCAGCACGTCTCCTATGAATATAAGAAGCTTGGCGTCTTTCGCTATCTTGAAACGATCTCACAGCAAAATAACCAGAGCAACTATGTGAATGAAGAACTGTTGCTGTTAAAGCAAAAAGATCAAACGAATCAAACCTCTCTTCTGAAAACACTTGAAGTCTACTTGCTCAATAACTGTAAGCTAAAGCCTACGGCAGAACAGCTTTTCATTCATACGAATACGTTGAAATACCGCATAAATCAAATTACCGAGCTAACCGACATTGACTTCTCAGATTTCAATTTGAAATGTCAGCTGTATATTGATTTGCAGCTGTTAAAAAGCGAGGAATGA
- a CDS encoding proline dehydrogenase: MEAITRDFFLFLSKNNTLNHIAKNRGGKFAAGKLIGGIDFQSSIKFIRELNEKGLAVTVDHLGEFVDSEEIANERTEECIQTIQTISREGLNSQVSLKMTSLGLDISHELVVKNMTRILDTAEKHQVMVTIDMEDVPRCQKTLELFQQFKEKYTYVSTVLQAYLYRTEQDLNELSQYKPFLRLVKGAYKESAEHAYPEKADVDENYKKLIKQSLLNGNYTAIASHDDQIIEFTKQFAKENNISPSQFEFQMLYGMRNQTQHDLVKQGYNMRVYVPYGLDWYGYFMRRLAERPANLAFVFKGMVKK, from the coding sequence ATGGAAGCGATTACAAGAGATTTTTTCCTATTCCTATCGAAGAACAATACGTTAAATCATATTGCTAAAAATAGAGGCGGGAAGTTTGCCGCCGGCAAGCTTATCGGCGGAATTGACTTTCAAAGCTCGATTAAATTTATTCGTGAATTAAATGAAAAAGGTCTGGCTGTCACAGTTGACCATTTAGGAGAGTTTGTCGACTCCGAAGAAATCGCAAATGAACGTACAGAGGAATGTATCCAAACCATTCAAACAATTAGCAGAGAAGGTCTTAATTCACAAGTATCACTGAAGATGACCTCCCTTGGCCTTGATATTAGCCATGAGCTTGTCGTAAAGAATATGACGCGGATATTAGATACAGCAGAAAAGCACCAAGTGATGGTAACGATTGATATGGAAGATGTGCCCCGCTGTCAGAAGACGTTGGAACTCTTTCAACAGTTTAAAGAAAAATACACTTATGTCAGCACTGTTCTTCAAGCATACTTGTACCGTACAGAACAGGATTTGAACGAGTTAAGTCAATACAAACCATTCCTACGGCTTGTAAAAGGAGCTTATAAAGAATCAGCAGAGCATGCCTATCCTGAAAAAGCAGATGTCGATGAAAATTACAAAAAGCTAATCAAACAGAGCCTGCTGAATGGGAACTATACAGCAATTGCTTCACACGATGACCAAATCATTGAATTTACGAAGCAATTCGCAAAAGAAAATAATATTTCACCGAGCCAATTTGAATTCCAAATGCTGTACGGCATGAGAAACCAGACACAGCATGACCTTGTAAAGCAAGGCTATAACATGCGTGTGTACGTACCATATGGATTGGATTGGTATGGCTATTTCATGCGAAGACTTGCAGAAAGACCTGCAAACCTTGCCTTTGTCTTTAAAGGAATGGTGAAAAAATAA
- a CDS encoding Xaa-Pro peptidase family protein yields the protein MEQRLQILKQWLQAENVDVAFLNSTENVFYLTNFYTDPHERLMGLFVFKDAEPIMVVPGMEAGQVKDAGWKDEVIGYADHENPWDLVKASLEKRNMKKVDNVAIELEVLSYGRSQSLLSLFPDAKVLSVEDKLNEMRVVKDENEIAIIRKAAELADYGVQVGVDALEEGVTEMEVLAKIEYELKKKGIREMSFSTMVLFGEKSGQPHGNPGDRKLKAGDFVLFDMGVVLDGYCSDITRTFAYKTVSDKQREIYETVLKAQLASLEASKPGARIGDLDTVARDVITASGYGDYFPHRIGHGMGINVHEFPSMSHLNDGTLKEGMVYTIEPGIYDPEIGGVRIEDDVLITKDGYETLTKFPKELLIIK from the coding sequence ATGGAACAGCGACTACAAATATTGAAGCAATGGTTACAAGCAGAGAATGTAGATGTAGCATTTTTGAATTCAACTGAAAATGTTTTCTATTTAACGAACTTTTATACAGACCCTCATGAGCGTCTGATGGGGTTGTTTGTTTTTAAAGATGCAGAGCCGATTATGGTCGTGCCTGGGATGGAAGCAGGCCAGGTGAAGGACGCAGGCTGGAAAGATGAAGTGATCGGTTATGCAGACCATGAAAACCCGTGGGATTTGGTTAAAGCATCACTTGAAAAACGAAATATGAAAAAGGTTGATAACGTAGCGATTGAATTAGAAGTACTTTCCTACGGTCGCAGTCAATCACTCTTATCACTGTTTCCGGATGCAAAGGTTTTATCAGTAGAAGATAAGCTGAATGAGATGCGCGTTGTGAAGGATGAAAATGAAATTGCGATTATTCGTAAAGCAGCTGAGCTTGCTGATTACGGGGTACAGGTCGGGGTTGACGCATTAGAAGAGGGCGTTACCGAGATGGAAGTACTTGCGAAGATCGAGTATGAACTAAAGAAAAAAGGGATTCGTGAGATGTCATTTTCAACAATGGTACTGTTCGGTGAAAAGTCAGGACAGCCTCACGGAAACCCAGGTGACCGTAAGCTGAAAGCAGGCGACTTTGTTTTATTCGATATGGGTGTTGTGCTGGATGGTTATTGTTCTGACATTACTCGGACATTTGCTTATAAAACTGTTTCAGATAAGCAGCGAGAAATCTATGAAACAGTCTTGAAAGCACAGCTTGCTTCATTAGAAGCGAGTAAGCCTGGTGCTCGGATTGGTGATTTAGATACGGTTGCACGTGATGTTATTACAGCCTCTGGCTATGGCGACTACTTCCCGCATCGAATTGGTCACGGCATGGGAATCAACGTGCACGAATTTCCGTCCATGAGCCATTTAAATGATGGAACGCTGAAGGAAGGCATGGTCTACACGATCGAACCAGGCATTTACGACCCTGAAATCGGCGGCGTTCGCATTGAGGATGATGTGTTAATCACGAAAGATGGTTACGAAACATTAACGAAATTCCCGAAAGAACTACTAATTATTAAGTGA
- a CDS encoding AIM24 family protein: MSKYSIDEFIKQTKQVDKGEGLFELETPRMLEINLAGRVWAKMGSMISYNGQIKFEREGVFEHGLGKMFKKAFTGEGTSLMKANGNGKLYLADQGKKITILELQNDAIVVNGNDLLAFEEGIDWDIKMMRKVAGMMSGGLFNVRLEGRGMVAITSHYEPLTLLVTPDKPVITDPNATVAWSGNLQPEFQTDITLKTFLGRGSGESIQMKFAGEGFVVVQPFEEVYLSQSNS; the protein is encoded by the coding sequence ATGAGTAAGTATTCAATTGATGAGTTCATTAAGCAAACAAAGCAGGTGGATAAGGGAGAAGGATTGTTCGAACTAGAAACACCACGCATGCTGGAAATTAATCTTGCAGGCCGCGTATGGGCAAAGATGGGCTCTATGATTTCATATAACGGGCAAATCAAATTCGAACGTGAAGGTGTTTTTGAGCATGGATTAGGGAAGATGTTCAAAAAAGCTTTCACAGGTGAAGGTACGTCCTTAATGAAGGCCAATGGAAATGGCAAGCTGTACTTAGCAGACCAAGGAAAGAAAATTACAATTCTAGAACTGCAAAATGACGCTATTGTGGTAAACGGCAATGACCTATTAGCGTTTGAAGAAGGCATTGACTGGGATATCAAAATGATGCGTAAGGTTGCAGGCATGATGTCAGGCGGTCTATTCAATGTGCGGCTAGAAGGGAGAGGGATGGTGGCGATCACGTCACACTATGAACCTCTAACATTACTTGTTACGCCGGATAAGCCTGTTATCACAGACCCGAATGCAACTGTTGCATGGTCAGGGAACCTCCAGCCTGAATTTCAAACCGACATTACATTGAAAACATTCTTAGGGCGTGGAAGCGGAGAGTCGATTCAGATGAAATTTGCTGGAGAAGGCTTTGTGGTCGTACAGCCATTTGAAGAAGTCTATCTTAGCCAATCCAACAGCTAG
- a CDS encoding beta-ketoacyl-ACP synthase III: MLNVKITATATYLPKRVVTSEEVDVRIGEKAGWSEKKSGVRTRHFADHETASEMGALAAIKALKKANLTYEDLDCIVCASGVPQQAIPCTAALVQEQLGKQMSGTPCFDVNATCLSFVTALDMMSYAIEANRYRRICIISSEIASAGLDWENKESAALFGDGAVAVIVERASDEDSSKIIHAKMETYSKGAHFTEIRGGGTMISPRHYDKADEKDFLFDMNGRAIFRLTSTLMTDYLDRLFAPVPYSLDDIELVIPHQASQMAMGIIRKKMGVPEERFMNIISTYGNTIAASIPMALHEAIETERIKRGDRILLLGTSAGLSIGGMILEY, translated from the coding sequence GTGCTCAACGTTAAAATTACTGCTACTGCAACATACTTACCGAAACGAGTCGTCACATCCGAAGAAGTAGATGTGCGAATCGGCGAGAAAGCGGGCTGGTCAGAGAAGAAAAGCGGTGTGCGTACCCGTCATTTTGCAGACCATGAAACAGCAAGTGAAATGGGTGCATTGGCTGCAATAAAGGCATTGAAGAAAGCAAACCTTACATATGAAGACCTTGATTGTATTGTCTGTGCATCAGGGGTGCCTCAGCAAGCGATCCCGTGTACAGCCGCACTCGTACAAGAGCAGTTAGGCAAGCAGATGAGCGGAACCCCTTGCTTTGACGTAAATGCTACCTGCCTTAGCTTTGTGACAGCACTTGATATGATGTCGTATGCCATTGAAGCAAATCGTTATCGCAGAATATGTATTATTTCAAGTGAAATCGCCTCTGCCGGCTTAGATTGGGAGAATAAAGAAAGTGCAGCCCTTTTCGGAGATGGGGCAGTGGCTGTCATTGTGGAGAGAGCTTCTGATGAGGATTCTAGTAAAATCATTCATGCCAAGATGGAGACCTATTCAAAGGGAGCTCATTTTACTGAAATACGAGGCGGTGGAACAATGATTTCTCCGCGCCATTACGATAAAGCAGATGAAAAAGATTTCTTGTTTGATATGAACGGAAGAGCGATTTTCCGTCTTACATCTACGTTAATGACCGATTATTTAGACCGTTTATTTGCGCCTGTCCCTTATTCATTGGATGACATTGAACTTGTGATTCCACATCAAGCAAGTCAAATGGCAATGGGGATTATTCGCAAGAAAATGGGTGTGCCTGAAGAGAGGTTTATGAATATTATCAGCACATACGGAAATACGATTGCTGCGTCTATTCCGATGGCTCTGCATGAAGCGATTGAAACAGAGAGAATCAAACGTGGGGATCGGATTCTCTTGCTTGGAACGTCAGCTGGTTTGTCTATCGGAGGAATGATTCTTGAATACTAG
- a CDS encoding ATP-grasp domain-containing protein — translation MNTSVVLVTGGRAPATLELIRSLGKQGHRIIVAESFPFHLSKASRYVFKHYDLPSPCKEYERFVSELENIIRAEQVELLIPTCEEIFYIAKAKQHLSKHCRVFVDQFDKLITLHNKYEFIKLAEHVGLVVPKTFLVESTEQLERLADKERPAILKPVYSRFSTSVRKLSGDESLPPLDITPAFPWVYQHYIEGKQYCSYSVAYEGKLLLHSVYETEWTAGGGASITFAPVESEQIKKWVETFVAAYHFSGQIAFDFIKQGEALFAIECNPRLTSGIHLFRGVDISSAFLQSYGQKLIQPNPEKQVALTLAMVLELSKLRTWKQWKEWLAVMQDAEDGVYERGDWRPVSYQFVSYFHLWRKARRLKISILEATTEDIQWDGDAT, via the coding sequence TTGAATACTAGCGTTGTGTTAGTTACAGGTGGACGAGCACCTGCCACACTTGAGCTCATTCGCAGCCTCGGAAAGCAAGGCCACCGCATCATTGTCGCTGAAAGCTTCCCGTTTCACTTATCGAAGGCTTCACGCTACGTATTTAAGCATTACGATTTGCCGAGTCCGTGTAAGGAATACGAGCGCTTTGTAAGTGAGCTAGAGAACATTATAAGAGCTGAGCAAGTTGAGCTGCTCATCCCGACATGTGAGGAAATCTTCTATATTGCAAAAGCAAAACAACACCTATCGAAGCATTGTCGTGTCTTTGTTGATCAGTTTGACAAACTGATTACCTTACATAATAAATACGAGTTTATAAAGCTTGCAGAACACGTTGGGCTGGTGGTTCCTAAGACTTTTCTTGTCGAAAGCACGGAGCAATTAGAACGGTTGGCTGACAAAGAAAGACCAGCGATTCTGAAGCCTGTCTATTCTAGATTTTCAACCTCGGTAAGAAAGCTTTCTGGTGATGAGAGCTTGCCGCCGCTTGATATCACGCCTGCATTTCCGTGGGTCTACCAACACTATATCGAAGGAAAGCAGTATTGCAGCTATTCCGTTGCGTATGAAGGAAAGCTTTTGCTTCATAGTGTGTATGAAACAGAATGGACAGCAGGAGGAGGTGCAAGCATTACATTTGCACCTGTGGAAAGCGAGCAAATTAAGAAGTGGGTTGAAACATTCGTTGCGGCTTATCACTTTTCAGGGCAGATAGCTTTTGATTTTATCAAACAAGGTGAGGCGTTGTTTGCGATTGAATGTAATCCACGCTTAACGAGCGGTATTCACTTATTTCGCGGTGTCGATATTTCGTCTGCTTTCTTACAATCGTATGGGCAAAAATTAATTCAACCAAACCCTGAAAAACAGGTTGCCTTAACGTTAGCGATGGTTTTAGAATTGTCGAAGCTTCGGACGTGGAAGCAGTGGAAAGAGTGGTTAGCAGTGATGCAGGATGCTGAGGACGGTGTGTATGAGCGTGGCGATTGGAGGCCGGTAAGTTATCAGTTTGTTAGCTATTTTCATCTGTGGAGGAAAGCTCGGCGGTTAAAGATTTCAATCTTAGAAGCTACAACGGAAGATATTCAATGGGATGGTGATGCAACATGA
- a CDS encoding NAD(P)-dependent oxidoreductase: MKAVVTGATGFLGRKTARRLQGLGYNVIALGRNQEIGEMLQREGLAFEAVDLNETQRLKAVCAGADYVIHCAALSSPWGDYDAFYSANVLGTQSILAACDQACLKRFVHISTPSLYFQFDERLNIAEDDPLPATFVNHYAETKYLAERVVDEAFQQGMPVITIRPRALFGPEDHTIIPRLIETNRKKFIPLIHDGQALLDLTYVENVVEAILLCMDSPEASLGEKYNITNGERVHLKDILEKVFDQLDMPFNTKKIPFSVAFSLAGLMEWGAKHFRNNEEPPLTRYTVSVLAKSQTLSIEKAKRELGYEPRISIEEGIQQFVTWWKEEKHD; the protein is encoded by the coding sequence ATGAAGGCAGTTGTCACAGGAGCCACTGGGTTTCTCGGCCGGAAAACAGCTCGGCGGCTTCAAGGCTTAGGTTATAACGTTATCGCGCTTGGGCGTAATCAGGAAATTGGTGAAATGCTTCAGCGGGAGGGACTTGCTTTTGAAGCCGTTGACTTGAACGAGACGCAGCGATTGAAAGCGGTGTGTGCAGGAGCAGATTATGTTATTCACTGTGCGGCCTTGTCCTCACCTTGGGGAGATTATGACGCCTTTTATTCCGCAAATGTCCTTGGGACGCAATCGATCCTTGCAGCGTGTGATCAAGCTTGTTTGAAGCGATTTGTCCATATCTCGACGCCTAGCCTTTATTTTCAATTTGATGAGCGGTTGAATATTGCGGAGGATGACCCGTTGCCGGCAACATTTGTGAACCACTATGCGGAAACGAAGTATTTAGCAGAACGAGTGGTTGATGAGGCATTTCAACAAGGCATGCCTGTGATCACAATTCGTCCTCGGGCGTTATTTGGCCCTGAGGACCATACAATTATCCCGCGTTTAATTGAAACGAATCGAAAGAAATTTATCCCATTAATTCATGACGGACAGGCTTTGCTTGATTTAACGTATGTTGAAAATGTCGTTGAAGCGATTTTGCTTTGCATGGACTCGCCGGAAGCGTCACTAGGTGAGAAATACAACATTACAAATGGTGAACGTGTCCATTTGAAAGATATATTAGAAAAGGTTTTCGACCAGCTGGATATGCCTTTCAATACGAAGAAAATCCCTTTTTCAGTTGCTTTTTCACTTGCCGGGTTAATGGAGTGGGGTGCTAAACATTTCCGAAACAATGAAGAGCCGCCGCTTACACGCTATACCGTAAGCGTCCTAGCGAAGAGCCAAACACTTTCAATTGAAAAAGCGAAACGAGAGCTTGGATATGAACCTAGAATCAGTATTGAAGAGGGAATACAGCAATTTGTGACATGGTGGAAGGAAGAGAAGCATGATTAA
- a CDS encoding MBL fold metallo-hydrolase: MIKRTTFSSGHCTQLEKITNTAGRWKNVAFPALYFLLQHPTKGNILFDTGYATHFIEGTKVFPYSIYARLTPVVFDPMNGAVEQVRKLGVEPEQVENIFISHFHADHVAGLRDFPKATFVCSKECYEFVKGRNGISALKQAFIPSLLPYDFEERMKFIEDCPRLEIRDEDDAEVKSLQDEFGVVYDLFGDRSFLSIAVPGHAKGQHGLFFKEDGGYTFLIADATWDSGAYRELQLPSRLANLVLQNRTQFEQTLQKIHHFHKRHPDVRIIPSHCKEELTFEQSSARNRK, translated from the coding sequence ATGATTAAGCGGACGACATTTTCGAGCGGGCATTGTACACAGCTTGAAAAAATTACGAATACAGCAGGGCGCTGGAAAAATGTTGCGTTCCCTGCACTCTATTTTTTATTGCAGCATCCGACAAAAGGAAACATATTGTTTGATACAGGCTATGCAACGCATTTTATTGAGGGAACGAAGGTATTTCCATATAGTATTTATGCAAGGCTAACGCCTGTTGTATTTGATCCAATGAATGGTGCAGTGGAGCAGGTTCGCAAGCTCGGAGTCGAGCCAGAACAGGTGGAGAATATTTTTATTTCACATTTTCATGCGGATCATGTGGCTGGACTGCGAGATTTTCCGAAAGCGACGTTTGTTTGTTCGAAAGAGTGCTATGAATTTGTAAAAGGACGAAACGGGATTTCCGCCTTGAAGCAAGCGTTTATCCCAAGCTTATTGCCCTATGATTTTGAGGAGCGGATGAAGTTTATTGAGGATTGTCCACGCTTGGAAATACGGGATGAAGACGATGCGGAAGTGAAGAGTCTACAGGACGAGTTTGGCGTAGTCTATGATTTGTTTGGAGACCGAAGCTTCTTGTCAATTGCGGTTCCTGGTCATGCGAAGGGACAGCATGGATTGTTTTTCAAGGAAGATGGGGGCTATACGTTCCTAATCGCAGATGCGACGTGGGACAGCGGGGCCTATCGAGAGCTTCAGTTGCCGAGCAGGCTGGCAAATCTCGTCCTGCAAAATCGAACGCAATTTGAACAAACATTGCAGAAGATCCATCATTTTCATAAGAGGCATCCAGATGTACGAATTATCCCGTCTCATTGTAAGGAGGAACTGACCTTTGAACAAAGTAGCGCTCGTAACAGGAAGTAA